A single Nostoc sp. PCC 7107 DNA region contains:
- a CDS encoding Rpn family recombination-promoting nuclease/putative transposase, with translation MFIDHDRLFKELISTFFTEFIDLFLPAVAGDINKDSIQFLPEQLLVDVTAGDKKIIDLLAKVKYREQDTFFLIHVEAQSYTQQDFAKRMFKYFARLYEKYDLPIYPVVIFSFDEPLRQEPQTHSITFPDLDVLKFEFAAIQLNRISWRDYLNQQNPVAAALMSKMNISPAECPQVKAECLRLLTTLKLDPARMQLISGFVDTYLNLNEAEEQTFKAVIK, from the coding sequence ATGTTCATCGATCATGATCGTTTATTTAAAGAATTAATCTCTACATTTTTTACTGAATTTATCGACTTATTTCTTCCTGCTGTTGCTGGTGATATAAATAAGGACTCGATTCAATTTTTACCAGAACAATTACTTGTCGATGTGACTGCGGGAGATAAAAAAATCATAGATTTACTTGCAAAAGTAAAATATCGAGAACAAGATACTTTCTTCCTAATTCATGTTGAAGCTCAATCTTATACACAGCAAGATTTTGCAAAACGAATGTTTAAATATTTTGCAAGACTTTACGAAAAATATGATTTACCAATCTACCCCGTCGTAATTTTCTCTTTTGATGAACCACTAAGACAAGAACCACAAACGCATAGCATTACCTTTCCTGATTTAGACGTACTCAAATTTGAATTTGCTGCAATTCAATTAAATAGAATTAGTTGGCGAGATTATTTAAATCAACAAAACCCAGTTGCAGCAGCACTAATGTCCAAAATGAATATTTCACCAGCAGAATGTCCGCAGGTGAAAGCCGAATGTTTGCGGCTATTAACTACTTTAAAATTAGATCCTGCAAGAATGCAATTGATTTCCGGCTTTGTTGATACTTATTTAAATTTAAATGAAGCCGAAGAACAAACTTTTAAGGCGGTAATTAAGTAG
- a CDS encoding Crp/Fnr family transcriptional regulator — MSAKDIFDESVKKLGNVLQNLVDISADELAQLTHVFQPKTLKTGDFLIRAGEIPAEIGFVASGILRLYYVNSAGGEFTKSFCPENHFVTAYRALILKQPAQFFIEALEDSLLLVADYSQYVQLCTENSCLQTINHKLVEALFLKKEKREAELLLDDATTRYQNFLREYPDLEQRVKQYHIASYLGISPVSLSRIRKNLPVN, encoded by the coding sequence GTGTCTGCAAAAGATATTTTTGATGAATCAGTTAAAAAACTTGGCAATGTTCTCCAGAACTTAGTTGACATCTCAGCAGATGAACTCGCACAATTAACTCACGTTTTTCAACCCAAAACTTTAAAAACGGGAGATTTCCTGATTCGCGCGGGTGAAATTCCTGCTGAAATTGGATTTGTGGCTTCAGGCATTTTACGGCTTTACTATGTAAACTCAGCAGGTGGTGAATTCACAAAATCATTTTGTCCAGAAAATCATTTTGTGACTGCTTATAGGGCGCTAATTTTAAAACAACCTGCCCAATTTTTTATTGAAGCTTTAGAAGATTCATTATTACTAGTTGCAGATTATAGTCAGTACGTCCAATTATGTACAGAAAATTCTTGTTTACAGACAATAAATCATAAATTAGTTGAGGCATTGTTTCTCAAGAAAGAGAAACGTGAGGCAGAGTTGCTTCTAGATGACGCAACAACAAGATACCAAAATTTTTTGAGAGAGTATCCCGATTTAGAACAGCGAGTTAAACAATATCACATTGCATCTTATTTGGGGATTTCGCCTGTGTCTCTCAGTCGCATTCGCAAAAATCTTCCGGTTAATTAA
- a CDS encoding SDR family oxidoreductase translates to MSTHSNIVLITGGSSGIGLALARKFLQGQNTVIITGRDSQKLADVKQILPDIITEVADLRDLNALQQLVNRYPNVNILINNAGIQYNYEFLNPEITPELIDAELRTNLIAPLQLIKLMLPHLQQQPKAAIINVSSGLGLVPKQSAPVYCGSKAGLHIATKALRWQLETTSIKVFEIIAPLVDTPMTQGRGKGKISPDTLVDEFWRNFTRDRYEMQIGKTKLLFFLNRWFPQIAEKILRRGI, encoded by the coding sequence ATGTCAACCCACAGTAACATAGTGTTGATTACTGGCGGTTCATCAGGAATTGGTTTAGCACTAGCTCGAAAATTTCTGCAAGGACAAAATACAGTGATTATTACTGGGCGGGATTCACAGAAGTTAGCTGATGTTAAACAAATCTTACCTGATATCATCACTGAAGTTGCTGATTTAAGAGATTTAAATGCCCTACAACAACTAGTCAATCGCTACCCAAATGTGAATATTCTGATTAACAATGCCGGGATTCAATACAACTATGAATTTCTCAATCCAGAAATAACACCAGAATTAATCGACGCAGAATTACGCACTAATTTAATTGCCCCACTGCAATTGATTAAACTAATGTTACCTCATCTCCAGCAACAACCAAAGGCTGCTATTATTAATGTTTCTTCTGGTTTGGGGTTAGTTCCTAAACAAAGTGCGCCTGTTTATTGCGGTAGTAAAGCAGGACTACATATTGCAACTAAAGCTTTACGGTGGCAACTGGAAACTACATCTATTAAAGTGTTTGAAATTATTGCGCCTTTAGTTGATACACCAATGACTCAAGGACGGGGTAAAGGAAAAATATCACCTGATACACTGGTGGATGAATTTTGGCGTAATTTTACCCGCGATCGCTATGAAATGCAAATCGGTAAAACTAAACTGCTGTTTTTTCTCAACCGCTGGTTTCCCCAGATAGCTGAAAAAATTCTCCGCCGAGGAATTTAA
- a CDS encoding NAD-binding protein produces MKPRIIVCGLGRTGYKIFRLLRQQGASVVGIHHKPIPSECSSDVIIGNLHAAATLTAAGIHQAHTLVIAGSEDTLNLSILMQARVLNPRIRIINRFYNTNLGERLDQTLPDHLSMSVVGLAAPLFTFAALGNQAIGQIKLFDQTWPVQEEYIDENHPWLGWNLSDLWEEPARMPIYYLPMQGEMNLIHGVLSGQELQVGDRLIVAIQPRIRSIRRSLIKKVLKVCTSLRQFQQHGKSVVIGAVVLMVIIAIATLTYRSTELSLSVIDALYFSVGMITGAGGNDKIVENAPNSIKLFTIIIMLIGAVVIGIWYAMLTDFVLGNRFKQFWDAARIPQRHHYIVCGLSGIGSKIVQQLHTSGYEVIAIETDSNNKYVNSVRGLGIPVIQGDASFRTILQTINITSAAAVLAVTSNDATNLEIALKAKGIAPKIPVIVHYADPDFARMAQQVFDFEAVLSPAELAAPAFAAAALGGRILGNGITADKLWVAFATLITPSHPFCGLLVKEIAMSADFVPLYLETNSQRVQGWELLTTQLVDGDILYLTMPANRLYQLWREERVSHKG; encoded by the coding sequence ATGAAACCTCGAATTATTGTTTGCGGCTTAGGACGTACTGGATATAAAATCTTTCGTCTGCTGAGACAGCAGGGCGCATCGGTTGTGGGTATCCATCACAAACCAATCCCCAGCGAATGTTCATCAGATGTAATTATTGGTAACTTACACGCGGCGGCAACTCTCACAGCTGCGGGAATTCACCAAGCACATACTTTGGTTATAGCTGGTTCTGAAGATACGTTGAATTTGTCAATTCTGATGCAGGCGCGGGTATTAAATCCGCGAATTCGCATTATTAACCGCTTTTATAATACAAATTTGGGTGAGCGTTTAGATCAAACTCTACCAGATCATTTGAGTATGAGTGTTGTGGGATTAGCCGCACCATTATTTACATTTGCGGCTTTAGGCAATCAAGCCATAGGACAAATCAAATTATTTGATCAAACTTGGCCTGTCCAAGAAGAATATATTGATGAGAACCATCCTTGGTTAGGGTGGAATTTGAGCGATTTGTGGGAAGAACCCGCACGAATGCCGATTTATTATTTGCCCATGCAAGGGGAGATGAATTTAATACATGGGGTGTTGTCTGGGCAAGAATTACAAGTAGGCGATCGCTTAATTGTAGCGATTCAACCCCGGATTCGTTCTATTCGCAGGTCGTTAATTAAAAAAGTATTGAAGGTTTGTACCAGTCTGCGCCAGTTTCAACAACATGGCAAATCGGTGGTGATTGGTGCGGTTGTGTTGATGGTAATTATTGCGATCGCTACACTCACTTATCGGTCTACAGAACTGAGTTTATCTGTGATCGATGCTTTGTATTTTTCTGTTGGCATGATTACTGGCGCAGGCGGTAACGATAAAATTGTTGAAAACGCGCCTAATAGTATCAAGTTATTCACCATTATAATTATGCTAATTGGCGCAGTGGTGATTGGGATTTGGTACGCCATGCTAACGGATTTTGTTTTGGGAAACCGTTTCAAGCAGTTTTGGGATGCAGCTAGAATTCCTCAACGCCATCATTATATTGTCTGCGGCTTAAGCGGTATCGGCAGCAAAATTGTCCAGCAGCTTCATACCAGTGGGTATGAAGTCATCGCTATTGAAACTGACTCTAATAATAAGTATGTTAACTCAGTGCGCGGGTTGGGGATTCCTGTAATTCAAGGTGATGCTAGTTTCCGTACTATTTTGCAAACCATTAATATTACCTCTGCGGCGGCGGTGTTAGCTGTAACTAGCAATGATGCGACTAACCTAGAAATTGCTTTAAAAGCCAAAGGTATAGCCCCAAAAATTCCCGTAATTGTCCATTATGCTGACCCCGATTTTGCGAGGATGGCGCAACAAGTTTTTGATTTTGAAGCCGTCCTCAGTCCCGCAGAACTAGCAGCGCCAGCCTTTGCGGCGGCGGCTTTAGGGGGACGCATTCTTGGTAATGGCATTACCGCCGATAAACTTTGGGTAGCCTTTGCCACATTGATTACACCATCACATCCCTTTTGCGGTCTACTGGTCAAAGAAATAGCCATGTCTGCTGACTTTGTACCGTTATATCTGGAAACTAACTCTCAACGTGTCCAAGGTTGGGAATTACTGACAACACAACTGGTGGACGGAGATATTTTATATTTAACAATGCCAGCAAATCGTTTATATCAATTGTGGCGGGAAGAACGAGTATCGCATAAAGGGTAA
- a CDS encoding low temperature requirement protein A — protein MTNFLQPPRLRIGEEDSAEERRATWLELFYDLVFVVAVSQVAHNLKEDISLSGLLGFVVLFIPIWWSWIGTTFYANRFDSDDVVHRLLVGVQMLTAAGMAVNIHHGLGESSSGFALAYALGRAVLVVEYVRAGIHIPSARPLTTRYAIGFAIASLIWLGSAFFPIPWRFGLWGVGIVIDFGTPLTARKHQIGLLPHASHLPERFGLFTIIVLGEAIIAVVNGVSAQKWQVLTVISAIFGLMIAFSWWWVYFDNLGGTPIETARTKGKVGTVNIWLYTHLPLVIGIAATGVGVEEILVSQPNLALADPQRWLICGAVALCSLAVGILHRYGVIRYCKIRAVYRLGGTVVLLAIAFFGKGLLPVAVIALVALVSAVQVIQDVYQSRPNNRLADPEI, from the coding sequence ATGACAAATTTTCTCCAGCCGCCAAGATTACGCATTGGCGAAGAAGATAGTGCAGAAGAAAGACGCGCCACTTGGCTAGAACTTTTTTATGATTTGGTGTTTGTGGTTGCAGTCTCGCAAGTAGCGCACAATCTGAAAGAAGATATTTCGCTGTCGGGATTGCTGGGATTTGTTGTTTTGTTTATCCCGATTTGGTGGTCATGGATTGGGACGACATTTTACGCTAACCGCTTTGATAGTGATGATGTTGTACATCGGTTGCTGGTTGGGGTGCAAATGTTAACTGCGGCGGGGATGGCGGTGAATATTCACCACGGTTTAGGAGAAAGTTCTTCGGGTTTTGCTTTGGCTTATGCACTTGGTCGGGCTGTGCTGGTAGTGGAATATGTGCGGGCGGGGATACATATTCCGTCGGCGCGTCCTTTGACAACTCGTTATGCGATTGGTTTTGCGATCGCATCTTTGATTTGGTTAGGTTCCGCATTTTTCCCGATTCCCTGGCGATTCGGACTTTGGGGTGTGGGAATCGTGATTGATTTTGGCACACCCTTAACCGCCCGCAAACATCAGATTGGCTTACTTCCGCACGCCTCTCATTTACCAGAACGTTTTGGATTGTTCACAATTATTGTGTTGGGAGAAGCGATTATTGCCGTGGTCAACGGTGTTTCAGCGCAGAAATGGCAGGTGTTAACTGTAATTTCTGCGATTTTTGGTCTGATGATTGCGTTTAGTTGGTGGTGGGTTTATTTTGATAATTTAGGGGGAACACCAATTGAAACTGCACGCACAAAAGGAAAAGTTGGTACTGTTAATATTTGGCTTTATACCCATTTACCATTAGTGATTGGGATTGCGGCTACTGGAGTTGGTGTAGAAGAAATTTTGGTCAGTCAACCAAATTTAGCTTTAGCAGATCCGCAAAGATGGTTGATTTGTGGTGCAGTTGCATTATGTTCGTTAGCGGTGGGCATTCTCCACAGATACGGCGTGATTAGATATTGTAAGATTCGTGCTGTGTATCGCTTAGGTGGCACAGTTGTGCTGTTGGCGATCGCATTTTTTGGCAAAGGTTTATTACCTGTTGCAGTTATCGCCTTAGTCGCGTTAGTTTCTGCTGTACAAGTGATTCAAGATGTGTATCAGAGTCGCCCGAATAATCGCTTGGCTGATCCTGAAATTTAA
- a CDS encoding iron-containing redox enzyme family protein → MTATFSLEPKTKFYQKLHQILSEITHAQDLSQHPFVQRFSRGEFSQDAIRQFAMKMLPGSNRFNMAFLKVASKMDSYHARTIMLENAFTEHGELNPNKAHVALFIRFMEGINCPKIDINADDGAFRIPELRFKKFEVCDDEPVVLSLGRFAAIEQVLPGVFTKYIEGIRKIFPGLDDHTIEYFHIHCHLDPEHTDELIQVAEMCVKSESDLELFRQGVQDMVNSIADMFSWMNANLETEALKLQD, encoded by the coding sequence ATGACTGCTACTTTTTCTTTAGAGCCAAAGACCAAGTTTTATCAGAAACTACACCAAATTTTATCTGAGATTACACATGCTCAGGATTTATCTCAGCATCCTTTTGTGCAAAGGTTTTCTAGAGGAGAGTTTTCACAAGATGCTATTCGACAGTTTGCTATGAAAATGCTGCCTGGATCAAATCGGTTCAATATGGCTTTTCTCAAAGTAGCATCAAAAATGGATAGTTATCATGCTAGAACAATTATGCTAGAAAATGCGTTTACTGAACATGGAGAACTCAATCCAAATAAAGCTCATGTAGCACTATTTATTCGGTTTATGGAAGGGATTAATTGTCCTAAAATTGATATTAATGCTGATGATGGAGCATTTCGCATACCAGAATTACGCTTTAAAAAGTTTGAAGTTTGTGATGATGAGCCTGTAGTACTTTCTTTGGGTAGATTTGCTGCAATTGAACAAGTTTTACCAGGAGTATTTACCAAATATATAGAAGGGATTAGAAAAATTTTTCCAGGTCTTGACGACCATACTATTGAATATTTCCATATTCACTGCCATTTAGACCCGGAACATACAGATGAGTTAATCCAGGTAGCAGAAATGTGTGTTAAGTCGGAGTCAGATTTGGAATTATTCCGCCAGGGTGTTCAGGATATGGTGAATTCAATTGCTGATATGTTTTCTTGGATGAATGCAAACTTAGAAACAGAGGCTTTAAAGTTACAAGACTAA
- a CDS encoding orange carotenoid protein N-terminal domain-containing protein codes for MTYTQTSDPTIRKFVESWRQLDVDQQLALFWFIYKEMGGSVTPAAPAASTVSPEIAEGLFNQVKELSHEEQLQVQRDLINKADTQISREYGSLGDTTKLLFWYRLSQGMDSNVIIPVPAGYRLSSEAETLLNQVKELPFEQQINLFRDYVSPMGAEPKGGAEI; via the coding sequence ATGACCTATACTCAAACCAGCGATCCCACCATTCGTAAATTTGTTGAATCTTGGCGACAATTGGATGTAGATCAACAACTAGCTTTATTCTGGTTCATCTATAAAGAAATGGGTGGATCTGTAACTCCTGCGGCTCCTGCGGCTAGTACTGTTTCTCCAGAAATTGCCGAAGGATTATTTAATCAAGTCAAAGAATTAAGTCACGAAGAACAACTACAAGTTCAGCGAGACTTGATTAATAAAGCAGACACTCAAATTAGCCGGGAATATGGTTCTTTAGGCGATACTACTAAGTTACTATTTTGGTACCGTCTATCTCAAGGAATGGATAGCAATGTAATTATTCCTGTACCTGCTGGTTATCGCCTTTCTTCAGAAGCAGAAACCTTGCTAAACCAAGTTAAAGAATTACCTTTTGAACAGCAGATTAACCTTTTTCGTGATTATGTTTCTCCAATGGGTGCTGAACCTAAAGGTGGTGCGGAAATTTAA
- a CDS encoding CHAT domain-containing protein, which produces MSAILFLATLSQINHPVALIPNSYQIAIQNITAPIANTLLSRSPQQILEQGIQIYQSEEFTEAARLFQQAAGSFQAQGDHLNQSLALNYLALAHQQVGQLPQAQKAITDSLALLKIARQRDAHEYLSILAQALNTQGQIQLASGHSQEALTSWEQATAIYSKMGDDAGKIGSQLNQTQALQALGLYRRAKITLIQVNQILQKQPASPLKVTGLLNLGNTLRLVGDLSQEDITVKDIDKLGSVQVLEQSLSIAEQVYPQLIPEIHLSLGNTAQALSLGKSPEEKSRRITQALDYYQKAAVTKSPLTRVQAQLNQIHLFIAQQKWHQVQSLWPEIQQQLNAAPTSRKTIYARINFAQSLTCFKQLTEPSRMGINASCPKNELVADASLSNIKSLDGANVEWKAIAQIIATAVDQAKTLKDMRAEAYALGTLGNLYEQTHQWTEAQQLTQQALKLAEGIGATDIAYRWHWQLGRILKAQDNPQRNEQGAIASYTKAVNILKLLRSDLVAINREVQFSFQEGVEPVYRELVSLLLQNSPYQDNSEASQKNLKTARDVIESLQLAELDNFFRKACLDAKPVQIDEIDRTAAVIYPIILSDRLEVIVSLPNKLKSQKQNLLLRPKPVLVSQTEVEKTIQELRAKLVTRSTREFLPVSQKVYNWLIRDIEPQLQAYKVQNLVFVLDGTLRSVPMAALHDGKQYLIEKGYNIALTPGLHLLPNRSLTRQKPRTIAAGITEALGTFEGLPSVKNEINSIQQEVPTRTLLDSQFTKIALEKAIKSFSAPVVHLATHGQFASNAEDTYILTWKDSDEKDPALSSDRVNVNELSSILQSRETSQRNAIELLVLSACQTASGDKRAGLGIAGFALRSGARSTLATLWSVDDQATATIMGEFYKQFANTKESKAEALKRAQMFLLTDPNYKHPYYWAPYVLVGNWL; this is translated from the coding sequence ATGTCTGCAATTCTTTTTTTAGCCACATTATCACAAATTAATCACCCAGTTGCCCTGATTCCCAACTCTTACCAAATTGCTATTCAAAATATCACTGCACCTATCGCCAATACTCTGCTATCGAGAAGTCCACAACAAATTTTAGAACAAGGTATTCAAATTTACCAATCAGAAGAGTTTACAGAAGCCGCGAGGTTATTTCAACAGGCAGCGGGAAGCTTTCAGGCTCAAGGAGATCATCTGAATCAATCCCTAGCATTAAACTATCTGGCATTAGCTCATCAGCAAGTAGGACAATTACCCCAGGCTCAGAAAGCGATCACTGACAGTTTAGCATTACTCAAAATTGCTCGGCAAAGAGACGCTCATGAGTATTTATCGATACTTGCCCAAGCACTGAACACCCAAGGACAAATACAACTAGCATCAGGACATTCCCAAGAAGCATTAACCAGTTGGGAGCAAGCCACAGCTATATATAGCAAAATGGGTGATGATGCCGGGAAGATAGGTAGCCAACTCAATCAAACTCAGGCATTGCAAGCATTAGGGCTGTATCGTCGCGCCAAAATTACCTTAATTCAAGTAAATCAAATCCTGCAAAAACAACCAGCTTCTCCCCTAAAAGTCACAGGACTGCTAAATTTAGGTAATACCTTGCGGTTAGTGGGTGATTTAAGTCAAGAAGATATTACGGTCAAAGATATAGACAAACTTGGCTCTGTACAAGTGTTAGAGCAAAGTTTATCCATTGCCGAACAAGTATATCCCCAATTAATTCCCGAAATTCATTTGAGTCTAGGAAACACAGCCCAAGCATTGAGTTTAGGTAAAAGTCCTGAAGAGAAAAGTCGCAGAATTACTCAAGCTTTAGATTATTACCAAAAAGCTGCTGTGACTAAATCACCCTTAACTAGGGTACAGGCACAACTAAATCAAATACACCTGTTCATAGCGCAGCAAAAATGGCATCAAGTACAAAGTTTGTGGCCGGAAATTCAGCAACAACTGAATGCTGCACCCACAAGTCGCAAAACCATTTATGCACGGATTAACTTTGCTCAGAGTTTGACTTGTTTTAAACAGCTAACAGAACCTTCCCGGATGGGAATAAATGCTAGTTGTCCCAAAAATGAGCTAGTAGCAGATGCTAGTTTGAGTAATATAAAAAGCTTGGATGGGGCGAATGTGGAATGGAAAGCGATCGCCCAAATTATTGCTACCGCTGTTGACCAAGCCAAAACCCTCAAGGATATGCGGGCGGAAGCTTATGCTTTAGGGACATTAGGTAATTTGTATGAGCAAACTCACCAGTGGACAGAAGCGCAACAACTGACCCAACAGGCATTAAAATTAGCTGAAGGTATTGGTGCAACTGATATTGCCTATCGTTGGCATTGGCAATTAGGCCGAATTCTCAAGGCGCAAGATAACCCCCAACGCAACGAACAAGGGGCGATCGCATCCTACACCAAAGCTGTGAATATTCTCAAGTTATTGCGGAGTGATTTAGTCGCCATTAACCGCGAAGTGCAGTTTTCCTTTCAAGAGGGAGTTGAGCCTGTTTATCGAGAACTAGTGAGTTTACTGCTGCAAAATTCGCCCTATCAAGACAATTCCGAAGCCAGCCAAAAAAATCTCAAAACTGCCAGAGATGTGATTGAGTCACTACAATTAGCAGAGTTAGACAACTTCTTTCGCAAAGCTTGTTTAGATGCTAAACCTGTGCAGATTGATGAAATTGATCGTACAGCCGCAGTGATTTATCCGATTATTTTGAGTGATCGCTTAGAAGTGATTGTTTCTTTACCCAACAAGCTAAAGAGCCAAAAACAAAACTTGTTATTACGCCCCAAACCGGTTCTAGTTTCTCAAACAGAAGTAGAAAAGACAATCCAAGAACTCCGGGCAAAATTGGTCACGCGCTCAACTCGTGAATTTTTGCCAGTTTCCCAAAAAGTTTATAACTGGTTAATTAGAGATATTGAACCTCAATTACAAGCATACAAAGTGCAGAACTTGGTGTTTGTCTTAGATGGAACACTGCGGAGTGTACCGATGGCCGCACTGCATGATGGCAAACAATATCTCATTGAAAAGGGGTATAACATTGCGCTGACACCAGGGTTACACCTGTTACCGAACCGTTCCTTAACCAGACAAAAACCGCGCACCATTGCGGCGGGAATTACAGAAGCCCTAGGAACCTTTGAGGGACTACCCAGTGTCAAAAACGAAATTAATAGCATTCAACAAGAAGTTCCAACACGAACACTACTCGACAGTCAATTTACGAAAATCGCTTTAGAAAAAGCCATCAAGTCATTTTCTGCACCTGTAGTTCACCTTGCAACCCACGGTCAGTTTGCTTCTAACGCTGAAGACACCTACATTTTGACTTGGAAAGATTCTGATGAGAAAGACCCAGCTTTATCGAGCGATCGCGTTAACGTCAACGAATTGAGTTCCATATTACAAAGCCGAGAGACAAGTCAAAGAAATGCGATCGAGTTATTAGTTTTGAGCGCTTGTCAAACCGCTAGTGGTGATAAACGTGCTGGCTTAGGAATTGCGGGATTTGCTCTGCGTTCTGGAGCGCGTAGTACATTAGCAACATTGTGGAGTGTAGACGATCAAGCCACTGCAACCATTATGGGTGAGTTTTATAAACAGTTTGCTAATACTAAAGAGAGTAAAGCCGAAGCTTTAAAACGCGCTCAAATGTTTCTTTTGACAGATCCTAACTATAAGCATCCTTATTATTGGGCTCCTTATGTTTTAGTCGGTAACTGGTTATAA
- a CDS encoding ShlB/FhaC/HecB family hemolysin secretion/activation protein: MSPKYQMRSLNLLIFATLFLGNLSLSSAKAQTVNIHLVAQTRPNLPPPENLPRPQLPQPTPPETPTLPPPEDLFRTPRETTPTPETAPSGVRDTILVTRFEVIGSTVFSPEELATVTQEFTGKPITFAELLRVSDAVTKLYTDKGYISSGAFIPADQTFKSRGGVVKIQVIEGRVESIEIRGLKRLNPDYVRSRIAVATGKPLNVNKLLQALQLLQLNPLIQNISAELAAGSRPGSSVIDVKVSEAKTFSAQVSLNNNRVPSIGSFQRQIQLTQANLLGLGDGLSIAYANTDGSNDVDVSYTLPVNPYNGTVQFQYNYTSSNVVEEPFDILDIEGRSQDFAVTFRQPLIQTPTTEFALGITANRRNSDIGYLESLAGERIPFPSPGSVDGQTRLSVLRFFQDWTQRNSREVFAARSQFSFGLDAFDATNSGAPPDSRFFSWRGQAQWVRLLAPDTLVLLRADAQLADRALVPLEQFGLGGQQTVRGYRQDLLLTDNAFFVSAELRYPILRAPQLGGVLQLTPFIDYGTTYNSSNRADPDPNSLASVGLGLLWQSDRINARFDWGIPLIDANSRNNTLQESGLYFSLVYTQPF, translated from the coding sequence TTGAGTCCGAAATATCAGATGCGATCGCTCAACCTGTTAATCTTCGCAACCTTGTTTCTCGGTAATTTATCTCTTAGTTCTGCAAAAGCGCAGACGGTGAATATTCATTTAGTAGCTCAAACCAGGCCAAATCTGCCACCACCGGAAAATTTGCCCAGGCCACAGCTACCTCAACCTACTCCACCAGAGACTCCCACCCTACCACCTCCAGAAGATTTATTCCGAACGCCTAGGGAAACTACTCCCACTCCAGAAACAGCACCCAGTGGTGTAAGAGACACCATTTTAGTAACCCGCTTTGAAGTAATTGGTAGTACTGTATTTAGCCCTGAAGAATTAGCAACAGTTACCCAAGAATTTACTGGTAAACCCATTACCTTTGCAGAACTGCTGAGAGTCAGTGATGCAGTGACAAAACTCTATACAGACAAAGGTTACATTTCTTCTGGGGCATTTATTCCAGCTGATCAAACTTTCAAAAGTAGAGGTGGTGTCGTCAAAATTCAAGTAATTGAAGGTAGGGTTGAAAGTATAGAAATTAGAGGACTCAAACGGCTCAACCCAGATTATGTGCGTAGTCGCATCGCCGTAGCTACAGGCAAACCCCTCAACGTGAATAAGTTACTGCAAGCCCTGCAACTATTGCAACTTAATCCCTTAATTCAAAATATTTCGGCGGAATTGGCGGCGGGTTCTCGCCCTGGGAGTAGCGTGATTGATGTCAAGGTATCAGAAGCCAAAACCTTCAGCGCCCAAGTCAGCTTAAATAATAATCGAGTCCCTAGTATTGGCAGTTTTCAAAGACAAATTCAACTTACCCAAGCCAACTTATTAGGTTTAGGTGATGGACTTTCCATTGCTTATGCCAACACTGATGGTAGCAACGATGTTGATGTCAGCTACACATTACCAGTCAATCCCTACAATGGGACTGTGCAGTTTCAATATAACTACACCTCTAGTAATGTAGTAGAAGAACCCTTTGATATTTTAGATATTGAAGGTAGATCCCAAGACTTTGCTGTGACATTTCGTCAACCACTGATTCAAACTCCCACCACAGAATTTGCTTTGGGAATTACAGCCAATCGGCGCAACAGTGATATTGGTTATTTAGAGTCTCTGGCTGGTGAACGTATTCCGTTTCCTTCACCGGGATCTGTTGATGGACAAACGCGCCTTTCAGTGCTGCGATTTTTTCAAGATTGGACACAACGCAATAGTAGAGAAGTATTTGCTGCGCGATCGCAATTTAGTTTTGGTCTAGATGCCTTTGATGCTACCAACAGCGGCGCACCACCAGATAGTAGGTTTTTCTCGTGGCGGGGACAAGCGCAATGGGTACGCCTCCTTGCACCCGATACCTTAGTCTTACTGCGTGCTGATGCTCAATTAGCCGATAGAGCATTAGTACCCCTAGAACAGTTTGGTTTAGGTGGTCAACAAACCGTACGGGGCTATCGTCAAGATTTACTATTGACAGATAATGCTTTTTTTGTATCTGCCGAGTTACGCTATCCCATCCTTCGCGCTCCCCAATTAGGAGGTGTATTACAACTAACACCATTTATTGATTATGGAACTACTTACAACAGTTCTAATCGCGCCGACCCCGACCCCAATAGCCTCGCCTCTGTGGGATTGGGATTATTGTGGCAAAGCGATCGCATCAATGCCCGTTTTGATTGGGGTATTCCCCTAATTGATGCGAATTCTCGCAATAACACCTTGCAAGAAAGTGGGCTGTATTTTTCCTTAGTTTATACTCAACCATTTTAA